A single window of Polaribacter sp. SA4-10 DNA harbors:
- the ccoG gene encoding cytochrome c oxidase accessory protein CcoG has product METPQNEQFRDSIATINTEGNRSWVFPKKPSGKFYKYRSYVSYFLLVFLLSAPFVKINGNQFLLFNVLERKFTIFGFPFWPQDFYLLVLSMIIGVVFIILFTVVFGRIFCGWICPQTIFLEMVFRKIEYWIDGDRGKQIRLSKQKWNAEKIRKRVLKWVIFFIISFIIANVFLAYLIGGDTVISYITGAPFDNVKTLISLTIFTAVFYFIFAWFREQVCIIACPYGRLQGVLLDNKTLNVAYDYVRGEGDKGRAKFRKNEDRASVGKGDCIDCKQCVVVCPTGIDIRNGTQLECVNCTACIDECDHMMEQVGLPKGLIRYASEDNIAKKIPFKFNARMKGYSAVLFILVGVLVGMLFLRNDVEATILRLPGELYQHKENNIISNVYTYKVINKTTKDIEDISYKILSTKGEIKLVSNHNFIVPKQGSAEGTLFIEINASALKKDKVKLEIGVFSGDRLIETTITNFLGPRSY; this is encoded by the coding sequence ATGGAAACACCACAAAACGAACAGTTTAGAGATAGTATCGCTACCATAAATACTGAAGGTAATAGATCTTGGGTGTTTCCTAAAAAGCCAAGTGGTAAATTTTATAAATATAGATCTTATGTAAGTTATTTTTTACTTGTATTTCTGTTATCTGCACCTTTTGTAAAAATTAATGGAAATCAATTTTTACTGTTTAATGTACTAGAAAGAAAGTTTACTATTTTTGGGTTCCCTTTTTGGCCACAAGATTTTTATCTTTTGGTTCTTTCAATGATTATAGGCGTTGTTTTTATCATTCTTTTTACCGTAGTTTTTGGACGTATTTTCTGCGGATGGATTTGTCCGCAAACAATATTTCTAGAAATGGTCTTTAGAAAAATAGAATATTGGATTGATGGAGATAGAGGGAAACAAATTAGACTAAGTAAGCAAAAATGGAACGCCGAAAAAATTAGAAAAAGAGTATTAAAATGGGTGATTTTCTTTATAATTTCATTTATAATTGCCAACGTATTTTTAGCGTACTTAATTGGTGGAGATACCGTAATTAGTTACATAACAGGTGCTCCTTTTGATAATGTTAAAACACTTATTTCCTTAACTATTTTTACAGCAGTTTTCTATTTTATATTTGCTTGGTTTAGAGAGCAAGTTTGTATAATTGCTTGTCCTTATGGTAGGTTACAAGGTGTTTTATTAGATAATAAAACACTTAATGTGGCGTATGATTATGTCCGTGGAGAAGGTGATAAAGGGAGAGCTAAATTCAGGAAAAATGAAGATAGAGCTTCTGTAGGAAAAGGAGATTGTATTGATTGTAAACAGTGTGTAGTTGTTTGTCCTACAGGAATAGATATTAGAAACGGAACTCAATTAGAGTGCGTAAATTGTACAGCTTGTATTGATGAATGTGATCATATGATGGAGCAAGTTGGGTTGCCAAAAGGCTTAATTAGATATGCTAGTGAAGATAATATAGCAAAAAAGATTCCTTTTAAATTTAATGCTAGAATGAAAGGTTATTCTGCTGTATTATTTATTTTAGTTGGTGTTTTGGTTGGGATGTTATTTTTAAGAAATGATGTAGAAGCTACAATTTTAAGGTTACCGGGAGAATTATATCAACATAAAGAAAACAATATTATTAGTAATGTTTATACCTATAAAGTTATAAATAAAACTACTAAAGATATTGAAGATATAAGCTATAAAATTTTATCTACAAAAGGTGAAATAAAGTTAGTTTCTAATCATAATTTCATTGTCCCAAAACAAGGTTCAGCAGAAGGAACTTTATTTATTGAGATAAATGCATCTGCATTAAAAAAAGATAAAGTAAAATTAGAGATAGGTGTTTTTAGTGGTGATAGATTGATAGAAACTACCATCACAAATTTCTTGGGACCAAGAAGTTATTAA
- a CDS encoding cbb3-type cytochrome c oxidase N-terminal domain-containing protein gives MKKYFQSTAYVIFVIVTFLALAKSFMVYENPLNIYENPLVWIALIGLILVIVLKEMVSIISISKTQELLNEKNGIIAEENKNVWISKLLKSWTKAKDIEEEGEIVLDHNYDGIKELDNSLPPWWVYMFYATIVFAVVYLVRFQVLDGDTQVVEYQKEVAEAKAALTKYKSTATDLITAENVTLLTGEKDLNRGKAVFKLNCTSCHLADGGGSIGPNLTDEFWILGGGVKNVFSTISNGGRDGKGMIAWNKILKPADLAKVSSYVISLQGTTPAKGKAAQGDKWEEQ, from the coding sequence ATGAAAAAATATTTTCAATCTACAGCATATGTAATTTTTGTAATTGTTACGTTTTTAGCCCTTGCAAAGTCGTTTATGGTATATGAGAATCCATTAAATATATATGAAAATCCATTGGTTTGGATTGCGCTTATTGGTCTTATTCTTGTAATCGTTTTAAAAGAAATGGTAAGTATTATTTCTATAAGTAAAACACAAGAATTACTAAATGAAAAAAATGGAATAATTGCCGAAGAAAATAAAAATGTTTGGATTAGTAAGCTGTTAAAATCTTGGACCAAAGCAAAAGATATTGAAGAAGAAGGTGAAATAGTTCTTGATCATAATTATGATGGAATTAAAGAATTAGACAATTCTTTGCCGCCTTGGTGGGTATATATGTTCTACGCTACTATCGTTTTTGCAGTTGTTTACCTTGTAAGATTTCAGGTTTTAGATGGAGACACTCAGGTGGTTGAGTATCAAAAAGAAGTAGCTGAAGCAAAAGCAGCATTAACTAAATATAAATCTACAGCTACTGATTTAATAACTGCAGAAAATGTAACGTTATTAACAGGTGAAAAAGATTTAAATAGAGGTAAAGCAGTCTTTAAATTAAATTGTACTTCTTGTCATTTAGCAGATGGAGGAGGTTCAATTGGACCAAATTTAACAGATGAATTTTGGATTTTAGGCGGAGGAGTTAAAAATGTATTTTCAACTATTTCCAATGGAGGTAGAGATGGTAAAGGTATGATTGCTTGGAACAAAATTTTAAAGCCTGCAGACTTGGCAAAAGTTTCTAGCTATGTAATTTCCTTACAAGGTACTACACCAGCAAAAGGGAAAGCAGCACAAGGAGATAAATGGGAAGAACAATAA
- a CDS encoding CcoQ/FixQ family Cbb3-type cytochrome c oxidase assembly chaperone — translation MLKFVKHHMESIIGIEIYPIISLLIFFTFFVALFWWVFTAKKEYINSVSQLPLDN, via the coding sequence ATGTTAAAATTTGTAAAACACCATATGGAAAGTATTATTGGCATTGAAATTTACCCAATAATATCACTTCTAATATTCTTTACTTTTTTTGTCGCCTTATTTTGGTGGGTTTTTACCGCAAAAAAAGAATATATAAATTCGGTGAGTCAATTACCCTTAGATAATTAA
- the ccoN gene encoding cytochrome-c oxidase, cbb3-type subunit I, producing the protein MEMQQFYYDNKIVKNFIYATLLWGIVGFSIGLMLAFMFLFPNYTEGISWLSFGRLRPLHTNAVIFAFVGNAIFAGVYYSLQRLLKARMASNFLSNFNFWGWQLIIVAAAITLPLGYSTSKEYAELEWPIDIAIAIVWVAFGVNMIWTIMQRRQRHLYVAIWFYLATFVTVAVLHIFNSLALPVTLFKSYSVYAGVQDALVQWWYGHNAVAFFLTTPFLGLMYYFVPKAANRPVYSYRLSIVHFWSLIFIYIWAGPHHLLYTALPDWAQNLGVAFSVMLIAPSWGGMINGLLTLRGAWDKVRTDPVLKFMVVAITGYGMATFEGPMLALKNVNAIAHYSDWIIAHVHVGALAWNGFFTFGMLYWLIPRMFKSKLHSIALANFHFWIGTLGIIMYTLPMYVAGFVQASMWKQFNPDGTLTYGNFLETVNEIIPMYWMRAIGGTLYIIGAFVMLYNVVITVRSGSGVEDELAEAAPLTKVSKHRTKGEGWHTWLERKPIKLTIFATVAILIGGVVQIVPTLLVKSNIPTISSVKPYTPLELEGRDIYIREGCVGCHSQMIRPFRSEVERYGEYSKAGEFVYDHPFLWGSKRTGPDLHRIGQKYSDSWHLNHMYDPQSTSPGSIMPSYKWLIRDELDTSDTEEKLKTMVRLGVPYTDDEIANAQEHMLAQGTKIEENLYSDPDFAKNYEADKKYAQENGEAFIEMKNREIVALIAYIQRLGTDIKVKDEQKTSKN; encoded by the coding sequence ATGGAAATGCAACAATTTTATTACGACAATAAAATCGTTAAGAATTTTATCTATGCTACTTTACTATGGGGAATAGTAGGTTTTAGTATCGGATTAATGCTCGCTTTTATGTTTTTATTTCCCAATTATACAGAAGGAATTTCTTGGTTAAGTTTTGGGCGTTTAAGACCATTACACACCAATGCAGTAATTTTTGCTTTTGTTGGAAATGCAATTTTTGCAGGAGTTTATTATTCGCTTCAAAGATTATTAAAAGCTAGAATGGCAAGTAATTTTTTAAGCAATTTTAATTTTTGGGGTTGGCAGTTAATTATTGTTGCAGCTGCTATAACATTACCTTTAGGATACTCTACATCAAAAGAATACGCAGAATTAGAGTGGCCAATAGATATTGCTATTGCAATTGTTTGGGTTGCATTTGGCGTAAATATGATTTGGACAATAATGCAAAGGAGACAGCGTCATTTATATGTTGCAATTTGGTTCTACTTAGCAACTTTTGTAACGGTAGCAGTGCTTCATATTTTTAATAGTTTAGCATTACCAGTAACTTTATTTAAAAGTTATTCTGTTTATGCAGGTGTTCAAGATGCACTAGTACAATGGTGGTATGGACATAATGCGGTAGCATTTTTCTTAACAACACCTTTTTTAGGGCTGATGTATTATTTTGTTCCTAAAGCAGCTAACAGACCGGTATATTCATATAGATTATCAATTGTTCACTTTTGGTCTTTAATTTTCATATACATATGGGCAGGGCCACACCATTTATTATATACAGCATTGCCAGATTGGGCGCAAAATTTAGGTGTTGCATTTTCTGTAATGTTAATAGCGCCTTCTTGGGGAGGTATGATTAATGGGTTATTAACCTTACGTGGTGCTTGGGATAAAGTAAGAACAGATCCTGTTTTAAAATTTATGGTGGTTGCAATTACGGGGTATGGTATGGCAACTTTTGAAGGACCAATGCTTGCTTTAAAAAATGTAAATGCAATTGCGCACTATAGTGATTGGATTATTGCGCACGTTCACGTTGGTGCTTTAGCTTGGAATGGCTTCTTTACTTTTGGTATGTTGTACTGGTTAATACCTAGAATGTTTAAATCAAAATTACATTCAATAGCATTAGCAAACTTCCATTTTTGGATTGGTACTTTAGGTATAATCATGTATACTTTACCAATGTATGTTGCAGGTTTTGTACAAGCCTCTATGTGGAAACAATTTAATCCAGATGGGACTTTAACTTATGGAAACTTCTTAGAAACTGTAAATGAAATTATACCAATGTATTGGATGCGAGCTATTGGTGGTACTTTATATATTATTGGGGCATTTGTAATGTTATACAATGTAGTTATAACAGTAAGGTCTGGTAGTGGAGTAGAAGATGAATTAGCAGAAGCGGCTCCATTAACAAAAGTTTCAAAACACAGAACTAAAGGAGAAGGTTGGCATACTTGGTTAGAAAGAAAACCAATAAAATTAACAATTTTTGCTACAGTTGCAATATTAATTGGAGGTGTTGTTCAGATTGTTCCAACATTACTAGTAAAATCTAATATACCTACTATTAGTAGTGTAAAACCTTATACACCATTGGAATTAGAAGGAAGAGATATTTATATAAGAGAAGGTTGTGTTGGTTGTCACTCACAAATGATAAGACCTTTTAGAAGTGAGGTAGAGCGTTATGGAGAATATTCTAAAGCGGGAGAATTTGTATATGATCATCCATTTTTATGGGGAAGTAAACGTACAGGTCCAGATTTACATAGAATAGGGCAAAAATACTCAGATTCTTGGCACTTAAATCACATGTATGATCCACAAAGTACATCGCCAGGTTCAATAATGCCCTCTTATAAATGGTTAATTAGAGATGAATTAGATACGTCTGATACAGAAGAAAAATTGAAAACGATGGTTCGTTTAGGTGTGCCTTATACTGATGATGAAATAGCAAATGCACAAGAACATATGTTAGCTCAAGGAACAAAAATTGAAGAGAACCTATATTCAGATCCAGATTTTGCAAAAAATTACGAAGCAGATAAAAAGTATGCACAAGAAAATGGTGAAGCTTTTATAGAAATGAAGAACAGAGAGATTGTTGCATTAATTGCTTACATCCAACGTTTGGGTACAGATATTAAGGTAAAAGACGAACAAAAAACATCTAAAAACTAG
- the ccoS gene encoding cbb3-type cytochrome oxidase assembly protein CcoS, producing MSVIYLLLTLSILVAIIFFIAFIYSVKSGQYDDSYTPSVRMLFDDELVKEKKEELTRD from the coding sequence ATGAGCGTAATATACCTATTACTTACACTAAGTATTTTAGTGGCAATCATTTTTTTTATAGCATTTATTTATTCCGTTAAAAGTGGGCAATATGATGATTCATATACACCCTCTGTACGCATGCTATTTGATGATGAGCTCGTAAAAGAAAAAAAAGAAGAATTAACTAGAGACTAA
- the hemN gene encoding oxygen-independent coproporphyrinogen III oxidase — protein sequence MNKSLIQKYNIPGPRYTSYPTVPYWNKEGIDKEDWIHSFQKSFIESNATEGVSIYIHLPFCETLCTFCACHKHITKRHEVEEEYIEAVLKEWKLYVDLVDETPIIKELHLGGGTPTFFSKENLEYLMDGIFSLSNKHLDAEFSFEGHPNNTTKEQLQTLFNCGFTRVSFGVQDYNEKVQKAIHRIQPFEAVEQVTRWSREIGYNSVSHDLIFGLPFQTKENVIHTINKTKEVQPDRISFYSYAHVPWVKGVGQRGFNDEDLPKNDTKRELYEIGKELFAEMGYVEIGMDHFALKTDSLYKATINKTLHRNFMGYTANKTQLMIGLGMSAISDSWYAFAQNVKTVKEYQKSVNQGELPIFRGHLLSDEDRVIRKHILNIMCHFYTSWEEDSMKINNLESYLELLEEIQQDGLVKIEENWLSVPEKARPFVRNICMAFDLHLLKNKPKTQLFSMTI from the coding sequence ATGAACAAATCATTAATTCAAAAATACAATATTCCAGGACCTAGATATACGAGTTATCCAACAGTGCCTTATTGGAATAAAGAAGGAATTGATAAAGAAGATTGGATACACTCTTTTCAGAAATCATTTATAGAAAGTAATGCTACAGAAGGTGTTAGTATTTACATTCATTTACCCTTTTGCGAAACTTTGTGTACATTTTGTGCGTGTCATAAACACATCACTAAACGTCATGAAGTAGAAGAAGAATATATAGAAGCCGTATTAAAAGAATGGAAATTATATGTTGATTTGGTTGATGAAACGCCAATTATTAAAGAATTGCATTTAGGTGGAGGAACTCCTACTTTTTTTTCAAAAGAAAATTTAGAATACTTAATGGATGGAATTTTTTCACTTTCAAATAAACATCTAGATGCAGAATTTAGTTTTGAAGGTCATCCAAATAATACAACAAAAGAGCAATTGCAAACTTTGTTTAATTGTGGTTTTACAAGAGTAAGTTTTGGCGTGCAAGATTATAACGAAAAAGTACAAAAAGCCATTCATAGAATTCAGCCCTTTGAAGCAGTTGAACAAGTTACAAGATGGTCTAGAGAAATTGGGTACAATTCTGTAAGTCACGATTTAATTTTTGGGCTTCCATTTCAAACAAAAGAGAACGTAATTCATACTATAAACAAAACAAAAGAAGTACAGCCAGACAGAATTTCATTTTACAGTTATGCACATGTTCCTTGGGTAAAAGGAGTTGGTCAACGTGGTTTTAATGATGAAGATTTACCAAAGAATGATACAAAAAGAGAACTCTATGAAATAGGAAAAGAACTTTTTGCAGAAATGGGTTATGTAGAAATTGGCATGGATCATTTTGCTTTAAAAACAGATAGTTTGTATAAGGCAACCATCAACAAAACATTGCATAGAAATTTTATGGGGTATACTGCTAATAAAACGCAATTAATGATTGGCTTAGGAATGTCTGCAATTTCAGATTCTTGGTATGCATTTGCTCAAAATGTAAAAACGGTAAAAGAATACCAAAAGAGTGTAAATCAAGGAGAACTGCCAATTTTTAGGGGACATTTATTATCTGATGAAGATAGAGTTATTAGAAAGCATATTTTAAATATTATGTGTCATTTTTATACTTCTTGGGAAGAGGATTCAATGAAAATAAATAATCTAGAATCATATTTAGAATTATTAGAAGAAATACAACAAGATGGATTGGTTAAAATTGAAGAAAACTGGTTGTCTGTGCCAGAGAAGGCAAGACCATTTGTAAGGAATATTTGTATGGCATTTGATTTACATTTATTAAAAAATAAGCCAAAAACTCAATTGTTTTCAATGACAATTTAA
- the deoD gene encoding purine-nucleoside phosphorylase codes for MSVHIEAKKGEIAETVLLPGDPMRAKWIADFFLKEVVKYNDVRGMLGFTGTYNGKKVSVQGTGMGIPSTLIYCHELITEYGVKNLIRVGSAGSYQKEVKIRDIVIAMAASTNSGLNTIRFNGADYSPTASFKLFKKAIEIANKKEIKVKAGGVLSSDEFYADDFDSYKKWAEYGVLCVEMETSGLYTVAAKHNVNALSILTISDSLVTRERTTADERESTFKEMVEIALGTL; via the coding sequence ATGAGTGTACATATAGAAGCAAAAAAAGGTGAAATTGCAGAAACGGTATTATTACCTGGAGATCCAATGAGGGCAAAATGGATTGCAGATTTTTTCTTAAAAGAGGTTGTTAAATACAATGATGTTCGTGGAATGTTAGGTTTCACAGGAACTTATAATGGAAAAAAAGTATCGGTTCAAGGAACAGGAATGGGAATTCCATCTACACTTATTTATTGTCATGAATTAATTACAGAATATGGTGTAAAAAACTTAATTAGAGTTGGTTCTGCAGGTTCTTATCAAAAAGAAGTAAAAATTAGAGACATTGTTATCGCAATGGCAGCCTCTACAAATTCGGGTTTAAATACCATTCGTTTTAATGGAGCAGATTATTCTCCAACGGCAAGTTTTAAGTTGTTTAAAAAAGCGATAGAAATTGCTAATAAAAAAGAAATAAAGGTGAAAGCAGGAGGTGTTTTGAGTTCTGATGAATTTTATGCTGATGATTTTGATAGTTATAAAAAATGGGCAGAATATGGTGTGTTGTGTGTAGAGATGGAAACTTCTGGGTTGTATACCGTTGCAGCAAAACATAATGTAAATGCATTGTCAATTTTAACAATTTCAGACAGTTTAGTAACAAGAGAAAGAACAACTGCAGACGAAAGAGAAAGTACATTTAAAGAAATGGTAGAAATAGCTTTAGGAACTTTATAG
- a CDS encoding heavy metal translocating P-type ATPase metal-binding domain-containing protein — MKATQCYHCGDSCDKNLIQFNDKSFCCNGCKTVYEIFSENDLTCYYNYQDNPGAIPTDIQGKYNFLDNTEIVDKLLDFNDGNTQIATLYLPHIHCSSCIWVLENLHKLNTNISSSQVDFPKKTVSVTYNSATTSLKEIVLLLSSIGYEPYISLEDYEAGKKKVDRSLIYKLGVAGFAFGNVMFLSFPEYFEVTGFWIEHYKGVFRWLMFFFSLPVVFYAGQDYFISAFKGVKAKILNIDVPIALGISVLFIRSTAEIIFDLGTGFFDSLTGLVFFLLLGKFFQQKTYNFLSFERDYKSYFPIAVTRITTNYKEENVQIYDIQKGDRLLIRNQELIPVDGILMNGNAEIDYSFVTGEAVPVSKKSGDKLFAGGKQLSGILEMEVLASVSQSYLTQLWSNDVFKKDEKSHFKTITDSISKHFTIVVLLIAFLSTAFWMYFDASKALNVFTAVLIIACPCAIALAAPFTLGNMLRIFGKQKFYLKNATVVEQLAAIDTLVFDKTGTLTTNKENTISYTGIALNEQEEIILKSTLRASNHPLSRMLYAFFEEVETVVIPYYKEFVGEGIEANYNNLNLKLGSSAFVIKKEENFSFDTAVHVRFNNDYKGRFTFKNAYREGVKPLFNSLKNEYNLAVVSGDNEGERIYLEENLPEGTALLFNQKPEDKLKIVAEFQKEDKKVAMIGDGLNDAGALAQSDVGISLSENINVFSPACDAILDATKFNKIEVYIKASKKAIQIIKYSFILSLCYNIVGLYFAVTGQLIPVIAAILMPLSSISIVIFTTISTNLVGKKIK, encoded by the coding sequence ATGAAAGCTACACAATGTTACCACTGTGGCGATTCTTGTGATAAAAATTTAATTCAATTTAACGATAAATCTTTCTGTTGTAATGGTTGTAAGACTGTTTATGAAATTTTTTCTGAAAATGATTTAACGTGTTATTACAATTATCAAGACAATCCTGGAGCAATTCCAACTGACATTCAAGGAAAATATAATTTCTTGGATAATACGGAAATTGTAGATAAACTATTAGATTTTAATGATGGAAATACACAAATAGCAACTTTATACCTACCACATATTCATTGTAGTTCTTGTATTTGGGTTTTAGAAAATTTACATAAATTAAATACCAATATTTCTTCTTCTCAAGTAGATTTTCCTAAGAAAACAGTTAGCGTTACCTATAATTCAGCTACTACATCTTTAAAAGAAATAGTATTACTATTAAGTTCTATTGGCTATGAACCCTACATTAGTTTAGAAGACTATGAAGCTGGAAAAAAGAAAGTTGATAGAAGTTTAATCTATAAATTAGGAGTTGCTGGTTTTGCTTTTGGAAATGTTATGTTTTTATCTTTTCCAGAATATTTTGAAGTAACAGGTTTTTGGATAGAACACTATAAAGGTGTTTTTAGGTGGTTAATGTTTTTCTTCTCTCTTCCAGTAGTTTTTTATGCAGGACAGGATTATTTTATTTCTGCATTTAAAGGAGTAAAGGCTAAAATATTAAATATTGATGTTCCCATTGCATTAGGGATTTCAGTTTTATTTATTAGAAGTACAGCAGAAATTATATTTGATTTAGGAACAGGTTTTTTTGATAGTCTAACAGGGTTGGTTTTTTTCTTGCTTCTTGGGAAATTTTTTCAACAAAAAACCTATAATTTTTTGTCTTTTGAAAGAGATTATAAATCGTACTTCCCCATTGCTGTTACAAGAATTACAACAAATTATAAAGAAGAGAATGTTCAGATTTATGACATTCAAAAAGGAGATAGATTACTCATTAGAAACCAAGAATTAATTCCTGTAGATGGAATTTTAATGAACGGAAATGCAGAAATAGACTATAGTTTTGTTACAGGTGAAGCCGTGCCAGTTAGTAAAAAGTCTGGAGATAAATTATTTGCAGGAGGTAAGCAACTTTCAGGAATTTTAGAAATGGAAGTTTTGGCTTCTGTTTCACAAAGTTATTTAACGCAATTATGGAGTAATGATGTTTTTAAAAAAGACGAAAAATCGCACTTTAAAACAATAACAGATAGCATAAGTAAGCATTTTACGATTGTTGTTTTATTAATCGCCTTTTTATCAACTGCATTTTGGATGTATTTTGATGCTAGCAAAGCATTAAATGTCTTTACCGCAGTTTTAATTATTGCGTGTCCTTGTGCTATTGCATTGGCAGCACCATTTACATTAGGAAATATGTTGCGCATTTTTGGAAAACAGAAATTCTATTTAAAAAATGCAACTGTTGTAGAGCAATTAGCAGCAATAGATACATTGGTTTTTGATAAAACGGGAACACTAACTACGAATAAAGAAAATACAATTTCTTATACTGGTATTGCGCTAAATGAACAAGAAGAAATTATATTAAAAAGTACATTAAGAGCCTCAAATCATCCTTTAAGTAGAATGTTATATGCTTTTTTTGAAGAGGTTGAAACTGTTGTGATTCCTTATTATAAAGAATTTGTAGGAGAAGGGATTGAAGCAAATTATAATAATTTAAATCTAAAATTAGGGTCTTCAGCTTTTGTGATAAAGAAGGAAGAAAATTTCTCATTTGATACTGCAGTTCATGTTCGTTTTAACAATGATTATAAAGGGAGATTTACTTTTAAAAATGCATATAGAGAAGGAGTAAAGCCGCTATTTAATTCTTTAAAAAATGAATATAATTTAGCGGTAGTTTCTGGTGATAATGAAGGCGAAAGAATTTACTTAGAAGAAAATCTTCCAGAAGGAACAGCCCTATTATTCAATCAAAAACCAGAAGATAAATTAAAGATTGTTGCAGAATTTCAAAAGGAAGACAAAAAAGTAGCCATGATTGGAGATGGTTTAAATGATGCAGGTGCATTAGCACAAAGTGATGTTGGTATTTCCTTATCAGAAAATATAAATGTTTTTTCTCCTGCGTGTGATGCAATTTTAGATGCAACAAAATTCAATAAAATAGAGGTTTATATTAAAGCATCAAAAAAAGCGATACAAATTATAAAATACTCTTTCATACTCTCTTTATGTTACAATATAGTTGGTTTATATTTTGCTGTAACGGGTCAATTAATTCCTGTGATTGCAGCAATTTTAATGCCTTTGAGTTCAATTAGTATCGTAATATTCACAACCATTTCAACAAATTTAGTTGGAAAAAAAATCAAATAA
- a CDS encoding Crp/Fnr family transcriptional regulator, translating to MSKCQHCIVRRFNSFNSLTKEELIRISSCKTTRKIKKGETLFEEGERINGIYCIKEGVCKISKMSENGRNQILNLLKHGDLLGQRSLVSDEVSNLKAVALNDMKVCFIPKEEILSDLEKNPDFTLSILKDMATSLKIADNVIVDMAQKTVKQRLAEVLLKLNTIFHNKNEDVINLKLSREEIANLIGTATESAIRLLSEFKKKNIIEFKGKNIAILNKVELEKIVQGF from the coding sequence ATGAGCAAATGTCAACATTGTATTGTTCGGCGATTTAATTCCTTTAACAGCCTCACTAAAGAGGAGTTAATAAGAATATCTTCTTGTAAAACTACTAGAAAAATTAAAAAAGGAGAAACTCTTTTTGAAGAAGGTGAACGTATAAATGGAATCTACTGCATTAAAGAAGGTGTTTGTAAAATTTCTAAAATGAGTGAAAACGGTAGAAATCAAATTTTAAACTTGCTTAAACACGGAGATTTATTGGGGCAAAGAAGTTTAGTTTCAGATGAAGTTTCTAATCTAAAAGCGGTTGCATTAAATGATATGAAAGTTTGTTTTATTCCAAAGGAAGAAATACTTAGCGACTTAGAAAAAAATCCAGATTTTACTTTAAGCATTTTAAAAGACATGGCTACTTCTTTAAAAATAGCAGATAATGTTATTGTTGATATGGCTCAAAAAACGGTAAAACAAAGACTTGCTGAAGTTCTCTTAAAATTAAATACTATATTTCATAATAAAAATGAAGATGTTATTAATCTGAAACTTTCCCGTGAAGAAATTGCAAATCTAATTGGTACCGCTACAGAATCTGCCATTCGATTATTATCAGAATTTAAAAAGAAGAACATCATAGAGTTTAAAGGAAAAAACATTGCAATACTCAACAAAGTTGAATTAGAAAAAATTGTACAAGGTTTTTAG